GTTGCTGAATCCATTCGTAATTCGCGGTTGATTCGTACTCCAGCAGTGCATTCGCGTCCAGATCCGCCTCTAAAGCCCATCCCATGTCGGTCACAAACCTCGTGAGCGGGAATCCCTTTTGCGTCGCATCGTCCATAATTCGCCGATACGTGGATAGCGTTTCATGCTGATCAAAATAGCCCTTGGGAAGATGGGTAGTTGACCAGTCAAGCAATTCCAAGTGGCCATCCTGGAGCACTGCGTCCACTTGGATTCCGGCCGATGCAAGTTGCAGGTAATGGTCAGTGCGTAGGTGAGGATTGATGGTGTGGACATTCTTCTGGCCCAACTCAATGCCCTCCTTCATAAAGGGGAGCAGCACCTGATATTTCTCATCGGAGGTGTTGAAAAAAGCACAAACATGGGCCCGATGGTCCAGCGTTGAGCCAGCCACGTGAATCGGGTGAGTTATTTCGGTCAGCGGGTTACATCGCGACATCGCCGCATCCTTGATCTGGACCATTACAGACGTCTTCTCCGATGGTTGGGATTGCTCAGTGAATCCTGGTAGAGCGCGTCGGTCTTGCGCCCACCCGGAGACCCAACGGCCTTCTCCAGAACCCGGGAATGTGCCTGGAGCCGAACCATCATAAGTCTAAACGAACGTATAATGGACGGCCCATTGTCCCTATCGCATGATGATTTAGGACTTCGGTCTCGTTCAGGATGAGGGAAAGCAGCAGCGCCCTACTCTGGCTTTTAAGAATAATCACGGCTGTAACAGCACTCATAGTTCGCGGATAGCCAGCTAATCCTATTCCTCGACTAACAGTTCCAAGGCAATTTGAAAACCAAACCAGGAGGTTCCAATGTCTGAATCTAAGAAGAAAGTCGCACTTGTTACTGGTGGCTCACGAGGAATCGGAGCCGGTATCGCAAAGCGTCTGGCACGCGATGGCGCAAGCGTGGCGATCACGTATACCCGAGGGGCGGATGCCGCCGCTTCCGTCGTCAAGGAGATTGAGAGCAACGGCGGAAAAGCCTTCGCCATTCAGGCGGACGCAACTGACGCGGATGCGGTTATAGCCGCGGTGGAGAAAACCGTCGCGACATTCGGGCGGCTGGATGTGCTTGTAAACAACGCCGGTACAGCCATCCCGAAGACGTTCGAAGACACCACACTGGAAGAGATAGACCTGGTGATCAATATCAACATTCGAGGTGTGCTCATCGCTACAAAGGCGGCCTTGAAACACATGAACGATGGCGGACGGATCATCAATATCGGCTCTTGCGTTGGAGAGCGAATGATGACGCCGGGACTCGCCGCTTACTCTGCGACGAAGGGCGCCGTGAAGATGTTCACCCAGGGACTATCCAGAGAGCTGGGCGCCCGTGCGATCACCGTCAACAACATTCAGCCGGGTCCGATCGACACCGACCTGAATCCGGCGGCCGGTGACTGGGCTCAACCTCAATTGGCCATGACTTCGCTTCGACGCTATGGGCATGTTGATGAGGTGGCCGCGCTGGTCGCATTTGTTGCGAGTGCGGACGCAGCTTACATCACCGGAGCCAATCTGACGGTTGATGGCGGCACCAACGCCTAGCCAGTCCATAAAACAGCTTGTCAAAAGCTCACAAGCCTTTGGAGCGAGGAGACATGACGCATGAGCACACTTGCAGAAGCGGTCTATTCTGCCATTACAGTTTCTACGCAATTCGTTGAGGCAAACGGCATTCGTTTCGCCTACCGTCGAATGGGACAGCGGGGGAAATTCCCGCTGGTCTTCAATCAACCCAGTTTCC
This portion of the Acidicapsa acidisoli genome encodes:
- a CDS encoding MEDS domain-containing protein, translating into MVQIKDAAMSRCNPLTEITHPIHVAGSTLDHRAHVCAFFNTSDEKYQVLLPFMKEGIELGQKNVHTINPHLRTDHYLQLASAGIQVDAVLQDGHLELLDWSTTHLPKGYFDQHETLSTYRRIMDDATQKGFPLTRFVTDMGWALEADLDANALLEYESTANYEWIQQREPINPVICTYDLSRFTADIIVDVMRTHPLVIIGGMLRENPFFVPPQEFLEELRNRKPTRLKRVG
- a CDS encoding SDR family NAD(P)-dependent oxidoreductase; this translates as MSESKKKVALVTGGSRGIGAGIAKRLARDGASVAITYTRGADAAASVVKEIESNGGKAFAIQADATDADAVIAAVEKTVATFGRLDVLVNNAGTAIPKTFEDTTLEEIDLVININIRGVLIATKAALKHMNDGGRIINIGSCVGERMMTPGLAAYSATKGAVKMFTQGLSRELGARAITVNNIQPGPIDTDLNPAAGDWAQPQLAMTSLRRYGHVDEVAALVAFVASADAAYITGANLTVDGGTNA